The Nomia melanderi isolate GNS246 unplaced genomic scaffold, iyNomMela1 scaffold0934, whole genome shotgun sequence genome segment taacataactatataaaactctataaaacggtataaaactatataaaactatataaaactgtctgaaactgtataaaactatacaaactatataaaactatataatactatataaaaccattgtTAAGGCCACTgacagccttaacgtttcctccgaccccttagaaccatcgtactttttagtttgtatacaccttttatgtttgctacggcttattgtacatttggtagttttttcgaaataataggagccttcgtcccgttcacaacttgcaatcgtctttacggtattacgagaagggaccgtggcagccataaatccctgaacccatatggcccgcgattattgctgtagattttctttgcctattgtttacatctggtgtccagtcaccagtatttttaactctcttgcccgtccgttagcatgtgtttctaaggccaagcgtttcttgctttttacctgccacggtcggcgattgcaaacgggacgaattagttattaactttagcaactaggaagactagaagggaagggattgtgtctcccttccacaaccattttcagatcgaaaagggccaaccagaacgtcttcacccccgtgaagacgacattgcggaggtgtcgtcgaagacgattctgggaggcccagtgaGTCGAGAATaacgagtcgagaatagcgagtcgagaatagcgagtcgagaatagcgagtcgagaatcatagttggaaacaaatagtcaaacaagcaaatagagaacatcgaacatatttcgagtcactacactgattttcacaagtaaatacagtccacttcacaaacctaaaaattcgcacaaagttaactcggcgtgcgacgtactagtttaactaccgaacatagtcggtggaaaacaaggtacacgacatttggtccttcgagccggattttTCGGCAAATATAGAAACATAGAGCAGTGTAGTGACTACCGAGGAGTGACTCAATTGTAATTAGTACATCCTCCTTGGACATCATTGACAATTGTTAGCAAGTATAGAGCTTGTAGTGCAGCAGAAAAGCAGTTCATATATTGGGATCTTAGCCTCACTTTGGAGAGGGCAGATCAACAGCATCACCGTAGGATAATacgtcgccggtgaagctgagCTATTCGTAAGCAGCCGTATCGGACACCTCAACTGAGGAAGCAGCCAGATTTGGACGCCTCAACCGGGGAAGCAGCCGTCGGACAGCGGatacatcaaggcatcgcagcagcatcaaggcatcgcagcagcatcaaggcatcgcaacagcatcaaggcatcgcagcagcatcaaggcagcgcagcagcatcaaggcatcgcagcagcatcaaggcatcgcagcaacATCAAGGCagcgcagcagcatcaaggcatcgcagcagcatcaaggcatcgcagcagcatcaaggcatcgcagcagcatcaaggcatcgcagcagcatcaaggcatcgcagcagtcTCAAGGATTCGCAGCAGTAGCACTATTTAGAAGCTCAGACGCCTGTAGGGTGAGTCTAGAAATCACCACTCCTTCACACATTGTTCCTTATTGACCAGTCGCGATCTCGATTCCATTAGTTGTTCAATTATCGCAATATGACGAACGTACCTGAGACAGCTCAATTAAAGGGTCTTAAGAGACAACGAGCCACAATTAAGGGGCAACTTACGCGGATAGAAACATATCTGGGTGAGGACGATCAGTTTGACATTCATGAATTACAAATTCGCAAGGAAAAGGTGATAGAGTTAAATACAAGCTTTGAAAACGTTCAGTCAAGCATAGAGTTAGAGGACGAGGTTTCCGATCACGATTCGGAAAGAGAACAGttcgaacgaaactattttaagaTAAGTAGCCTCCTAAACCGCCGAATTGAGAGATTACAAACCCCTAGTAATTTAGCAAGCACAGGTAGATCCACAGACTCGCCAAATACCGTAACGGTAAGGCAAGAAAGTACTCTTCTAccaaaaatagagataaaaccATACGACGGTAATCCCATTGAATGGCACAGTTTCCATGATACCTTTAAAACATTGGTCCACGACAATTTAGACTTACCTGCGGTACAAAAATTCCATCTATTGAAAAATGCACTTCGCGGAGAAATTGCGTCGGTAATTACCTCGTTAAACGCGTCAGAACCGAACTACCGGGTCGCTTGGGACTTGTTACAAAGGCGATGCAACAGACCGCGACAAATCGTACAGTCGCATTTGAAAACGTTATTTGAATTACCAGAAGTAACTCGCGATGCACCCTCGAGCCTCAGATCATTGGCGGAGCAGGCTCAAATGCATGTAAATGCACTCGCCACTCTAGGTCAGCCCGTAGAACAATGGGACGCGATATTAGTTTATTTGATAGGAAAAAAGCTAGACAAAAATACTCGACGCGGATGGGAACGCACGTTAGAAAATGATGAGATGCTGACATTCGAACAATTAGTTAGTTTTGTAAACAAACAAGCGCGTGGCGAGGAGATTGAAGCGGAATTTTCTAACACAATGAAACGGGTTCCGTATCAAGATCGTCCGCTACGAAACAAGGTTAATGCAAGGGGGTACAGCCACGTAGCGTACGTAGCGTACGTAATTGCTTCCGAACTGGACATTTAGTCGCCACGTGTCAAGCAAACGGATGCAGGAAATGCAATCAAAGGCacaatacattattacattttaataatgaacacCGGGTCAATACGAACACTAGTAACACCCAAGTAGAAGCTCAAATAACAAACGCGGGAGCCAATGCAACTGCGTTAACGGTCACATGTGATTCAGAAATATTGCTTGGTACAGCGCGGATTAAAATATTGGACAAATTCAACAAGGAACACGAGTGCCGCGTTTTATTAGACGGGGGATCTCAGACGCATTTTATAACCAGTGAACTAGCCGAAAAATTGCAATTATGTAAGCATAACGTAAATTTAACGCTATCAGGTTTAGGTCAGCAGGCGACCAGGGCACAATATAGTGTAAAAACAATAGTCAAGGCGCGGAATAGTAATTTTTCCAGTCCGATATCGATGATTGCTGTACCCTCGATTACCGGATTATTACCATCCCGACTAGTAAACAGAACCGCGATTCAAGTACCGCAAAACATCGCGTTAGCAGATCCGGAATTCCATAAGCCAGGGAAGATAGACGCGTTATTAGGCAATACATTGTTCTTCAGCCTATTAAGCATaggacaaattaaattaaataacaacagtATCATATTGCAGAAAACTAGGTTAGGATGGATAGTTACTGGCAAAACAGATTTACAACCCGCGTATAAGAACCCATCGGTAAAATCGTTCCATGTTACGTCGAGCTTAGATAAAACGTTAAACAAATTCTGGGAGATAGAAGAAGTCGCGAAGAAATCGTATTTATCAGAAGAAGAAAGGgccgcggaaatttcatttaaacaggGTACAAGACGAGACGCAGACGGACGATATTGCGTAAGATTACCGTTCAACGAGAATAAACAACGGTTAGGGAGTTCGCGAGAGATAGCGCTAAAGAGATTTTATGCTTTAGAACGGAAATTACATTCCAATCAGGAACTCTTAATAGGATATCGGGAATTTTTAAAGGAATACGAACAATTAGGGCATATGACACAGGTCAGCGGAGGCGATCTCACCGAGGGTTTCTACCTGCCGCACCACGCGGTAATAAAAGAGTCGAGCGAGACAACGAAGATACGCGTAGTATTCGATGCATCTTCAAAAACCTCAACGGGAATAGCCCTCAATGACGCTTTATTAAATGGGCCTATCCTACAGGATACCCTATACAAATTATTGCTTAGATTTCGTTCGCACTCCTATGTTTTAACGGCGGATGTAGAGAAGATGTTTCGACAGATTAGGGTACATACGGATGACAGGAAGTACCAAAGGATTTTGTGGCGCGATTCGCGAGATAAGCCAATTAGAACTTACGAACTCAATACCGTAACGTACGGAACCACGTCGGCTCCATTTTTGGCCGTCCGTTGTCTCCAACAACTAGCAGTCGATGAACAGAAGAGTTTTCCCGTCGCAGCAGACGTATTCAGGACAGATTTTTATGTCGACGATTTGCTCACTGGAGCACCCACGCGTGAACAGGCATTAAAAATACGCGAAGAAGCAGTAGGATTAGCACGTTTAGGCGGGTTTCACTTGAGACAGTGGACGTCAAACGACGAGAGTCTGGTTGAGGACTTAGAATCAAGCAATCAAGAACGCACTCTTTCCTTAGACATAGACGAGACCAGGAAAGCGTTAGGTATAGGTTGGAACCCAAGGACGGACGAGTTACGATACAGCATAAAGTTGACCGAAGACAAACCCCGACCTACGAAACGTACGATACTGTCACAGATCGCGCAGTTATTTGACCCGTTAGGACTGTTAGGACCGGTAATAGTACACGCAAAAATCATTATGCAACGACTGTGGAAGGCTGACCTAGGCTGGGATGAATCTGTTCCCCAATCGATTTTTACAATGTGGGTGGAATTTATGCAAGAACTACCATACTTGAATAAATTCTCAACACCACGGAAAATCATTGTCGACAACCCATTGGAAATCCAATTACATGGGTTTTGTGATGCCAGTGAGGCGGCTTATGGTGCGTGCATTTACTTGCGGTCAATTAACAAACAAGGAGACTGTAAGGTTAACCTATTGTGCGCGAAATCAAGAGTTGCACCAGTAAAAACTATTTCATTACCTCGGTTAGAGTTGTGTGCCGCCAAGCTATTAGCAAATTTAGTAAGGGAAACCATTAACGCGATGACCCACGTTGAATTTAAAGGGATTGTTTTATGGTCAGACTCAACCATAGCTTTGAATTGGATTAGGACTCCACCACACACATTGAAAACATTCGTTGCTAATCGTGTAAGCGAAATTCAAGAGCAGACAGATGTTCAAAGTTGGAGGCACATTTCTAGTATAGAAAATCCGGCAGACTTTATATCCAGAGGTCAAACACCTCTTGTCTTTCTTAATAACCCAACATGGTTAAAGGGTCCGCAGTGGCTGTCGCAAGCCGAGCGAGCCTGGCCATTTATGATACTACCTGCAATAGAAATACCGGAAACACGTAGCTTCAAGGTTTTAATAGCAACAGTTGATACAACAGACTTCGTTAATAGATTctcaacaataaataaacttaacaGAGTACTTGCATACATATTacgtttttataataattgtaagagCAGAAACAGAGTAGCAGACGAACTTACTAGTTTAGAGATTTCCAACGCACACGTAcacttattaaaattaatccaagaacaagAGTTTGCGCAGGAATTAAAGGATTTAAGGGAAGGCAGGGAAATAAGCAAAAAGAGTAAACTGCTCAACCTAACTCCTTTCATCGACGAGAAGGGTTTAATCCGAGTCGGTGGTCGATTAAAACACGCATCGATAAAGTATACATACAAACACCCAATATTACTACCACGCAACAACCACGTTACAGAATTAATAGTTAGACACGAACATTTAAAACACTGGCACGCGGGTATTCAAGCCACATTAAATGCCGTCAGACAAAGATATTGGCCAATAGATGGCAAGAATCTCACACGCAGGTTAATCCACGCCTGTATAAATTGCGTTAAAACCAATCCCAAGCTATCCGAGTATGTTATGGGGAATTTACCAAAGGATCGTGTGACTCAAACACGTCCATTCGAAACCGCAGGAGTCGATTATTGCGAACCATTCTTTCTAAAGGAACGGAAACACAGAAATGTAAGTAAAATCAAGGGATATGTTGTAGTGTTTGTATGCTTCGCCACAAAGGCAACTCATTTAGAATTAGTCACAGACCTCACCACGGAGGCATGCATAGCTGCTATCAAGCGATTTTTTGCGAGAAGGGGGAGATCACGAATCATATATTCAGACAACGGGAGCAATTTTATAGGCGCGAATAATGAAATAAGGGAACTGACCACATTCGTAAATTCGAAAGAACACAAGGGAAAATTAAAACGGTACTTAACCGATGAAGGAGTCAACTGGTCGTTCTCTCCACCCCGTTCGCCTCATTTTGGGGGCCTATGGGAAGCCGCGGTGAAGGCTTTTAAAAGACATTTAAAGGGTACGATTGGAGACGCACTGTTCACGTACGAACAATTGAACAGCATAATAATCGAGATCGAGGCTATTCTAAATTCCCGACCACTAACACCCCTATCCTCTGATCCTAATGACTATATCGCACTAACACCCGCACACTTCCTTATTGGTGATTCATTACAAACCCTACCGGAATATGAGTGGACAGATGTGCATATCAGAAGGCTGTCATTGTGGCAACATACTCAAAGGGTGAAGCAACACTTTTGGAGTAGATGGCATCGGGAGTATCTACACGAGTTGCATACAAGATCCAAATGGCATATTGGTAACAGTGCAGGTATTAAGGAAGGGACACTGGTACTGATACGAGAGGACAACCTTCCACCGTTGCAGTGGAAATTGGGCCGAATCTTGGAGGTACATCCAGGGGACGACAAGATTATCCGTGTGGTGACTGTAAAGACACCGCTAGGAGTGTACAAACGGAGTGTAAAAAGACTTGCGCCACTACCGATAGACTGAGCGTAGCATCTATAGTTCATTGTATATACGTATAGGCCTTTGTGTATAGATATAAGTTAGTTTTTTCTGATTATGCACTCTCCAGACTTCACAGTTTAATGTAATAGTTTAGACATGTTGAACGGAACCGTTCAAGGGGGGCGgtatgttaaggccacttacagccttaacgtttcctccgaccccttagaaccatcgtactttttagtttgtatacaccttttatgtttgctacggcttattgtacatttggtagttttttcgaaataataggagccttcatcccgttcacaacttgcaatcgtctttacggtattacgagaagggaccgtggcagccataaatccctgaacccataaggcccgcgattattgctgtagattttctttgcctattgtttacatctggtgtccagtcaccagtatttttaactctcttgcccgtccgttagcatgtgtttctaaggccaagcgtttcttgctttttacctgccacggtcggcgattgcaaacgggacgaattagttattaactttagcaactaggaagactagaagggaagggattgtgtctcccttccacaaccattttcagatcgaaaagggccaaccagaacgtcttcacccccgtgaagacgacattgcggaggtgtcgtcgaagacgattcggGGAGGCCCAGTGAGTCGAGAATaacgagtcgagaatagcgagtcgagaatagcgagtcgagaatagcgagtcgagaatcatagttggaaacaaatagtcaaacaagcaaatagagaacatcgaacatatttcgagtcactacactgattttcacaagtaaatacagtccacttcacaaacctaaaaattcgcacaaagttaactcggcgtgcgacgtactagtttaactaccgaacatagtcggtggaaaacaaggtacacgacaaccatataaagctatacaaactatataaaactatataaaaccatataatactatttaaaagtatataaaactatatcaaactatataaaactatataaaactatataaaactatataaaactatataaaactatataaaactatataaaactatataaaactatataaaactaataaaactatataaaactatataaaacaatataaaactgtctgaaactgtataaaactatataaactatataaaactatataaaactatataaaacaatataaaactatataaaattatataaaactatataagactatataaaactgtataaaactatggagaactatatataactatataaagatgtttaatactatataaaactatataaagctataataaaactaataaaactaataaaactatataaaactatgtaaaactatataaaactatataaaacaatataaaactgtctgaaactgtataaaactatataaactatataaaactatataaaactatataaaacgatatgagactatataaaattatataaaactatataaaactatataaaactgtataaaactatataaagctgtataaaaccatggagaactatatataactatataaagatgtttaatactatataaaactatataaagctataataaaactaataaaactaatagatctatataaaaacatataaatctgtataaaactatacaaactatataaaactatataaaactatattaaaccatataaaactatttaaaactatataaaactatatcaaactatataaaactatataaaactatataaaactatataaaactatataaaactatataaaactaataaaactatataaaactatgtaaaactatatataactaaataaaactaacataactatataaagctatacagtactatataaaactatataacactatataaaacaaaatataactatataaaactatataaaactaacaaaactatataaaactatataaaactgtataaaactatttaaaactatataaaactatataaaactaacaaaactatataaacctatataaaactaaccaaaccatataaacctatacagaactctacagaactatgtaaaactatataaacctatataaacctatagaaaacaatataaaactaacacgactatataaaaccatataaaactaacaaaactgtataaaagtatataaaagctatataaaactatagaaaactgtatagtactatataaaactatataaaactctataaaactatataaaactatgtaaaactatataaaactatataaaaccatataaaactatacaaaactaataaaactatataaaactatgtaaaactatgtaaaactatatagaaccataaaaatctgtataaatctatataaaacgaataaaactatataaaactatatagtactatatgaagctatataaaactacacaaaactatataaaattatataaaactgtacaaaattatataaaactaataaaattatataaaactgtatagtactatataaaactatatacaactctataaaactatataaaactgtataaaactacataaaaccatatgaaaatgtataaaactctatagaactatagaaaactatataaaactaacaaaactatataaaactatttaaaactatataaaactatataaaactaccaaaactatataaacatatataaaactctatagaactatataaaactatataaaactatataaaactatataaaactatgtaaaactagataaaactatataaaactatataaaactatacaaaactaataaaactatataaaactctataaaactatataaaactatataaaactctataaaactatataaaactatataaaagtaacaaaactatataaaactatgtaaaactatataaaactatataaaactatatgaagctattaaaacaatgtaaaactatataatactatataaaactatataaaactatataaaactatataaaactatataaaaatacttaaaactatataaaactatacaaaactaacaaaactatataaaactatataaaactatataaaactatataaaaccatataaaactatttaaaactatataaaactatatgaaactatataaaactatataaaactatataaaactatataaaactatataaaactaataaaactatataaaactatgtaaaactatataaaactatataaaagtctataaaactatgtaaaactatataaagctatataaaactaaataaaactgtacaaaactaacaaaactatataaaactatttaaaactatataaaactatataaaactaataaaactatataaaactatataaaactatataaaactgtctgaaactgtataaaactatataaactatataaaactatataaaactatacaaaagtatataaaacaatataaaactatataaaactatataaaactatataaaactatataaaactatataaaactatataaaactatataaaactatataaaactatataaaactatataaaactaataaaactatataaaactatataaaactatataaaactgtctgaaactgtataaaactatataaactatataaaactatataaaactatacaaaagtatataaaacaatataaaactatataaaactatataaaactatataaaactatataaaactatataaaactatataaaactatataaaactatataaaactatataaaactatataaaactatataaaactatataaaactatataaaactatataaaactatataaaactatataaaactatataaaattatataactatataaaactgtgtaaaactatataaaaccatatagaactatataacactgtataaaactatatataaaaatatataaaactatataaagctatataaaactatgtagaactatataaaactctataaaacagtataatactatttaaaactatataaaactatataaaactatataaaactatataaagctatataaaactaaataaaactatacaaaactaacaaaactatataaaactatttaaaactatataaaactatataaaactatataaaactatataaaactatataaaactatataaaactatataaaactatataaaactatataaaactatataaaactatataaaactatataaaactatataaaactctataaaactatataaaactatataaaactatataaaactatataaaactatataaaactatataaaactatataaaattatataactatataaaactgtgtaaaactatataaaaccatatagaactatataacactgtataaaactatatataaaaatatataaaactatataaagctatataaaactatgtagaactatataaaactctataaaacagtataatactatttaaaactatataaaactatataaaactatataaaactatataaagctaataaaactatgtaaaactatataatagtatatgaaactatataaaactatataaaactatataaaactatttaaaactatataaaactaacaaaactataaaaatctatttaaaactatataaaactaacaaaactatataaaactctataaaacggtataaaactatgtaaaactatataaaactaatgaaactatataaaactatataaaactatacaaaactaacaaaactatataaaactatataaaactatataaaacaatataaaactatataaaattatataaaactatataaaactatataaaactgtataaaactatataaaactatttaaaactatataaagctgtataaaactatggagaagtatatataactatataaagatgtataataccatataaaactatataaagctataataaaactaataaaactaataaatctatataaaaccatataaaactgtataaaactatataaaactatataaaactgtctgaaacggtataaaactatacaaactatataaaactatataaaactatataaaaccatataatactatttaaaagtatataaaactatatcaaactatataaaactatataaaactatataaaactatataaaactatataaaactttataaaactaataaaacaatataaaactatgtaaaactatagaaaactatataaaactatatgaaactatatgaaactataccaaactaacaaaactatataaaactatataaaattatataaaacaatataacactatataaaacaaaataaaactatataaaactaaataaaactaacataactatctaaaactgtatagtactatataaaactatataaaactctataaaactatataaaactatataaaactatataaaactatataaaactatataaaactaataaaactatataaaactatataaaacaatataaaactgtctgaaactgtataaaactatataaactatataaaactatataaaactatataaaacaatataaaactatataaaattatataaaactacataagactatataaaactgtataaaactatggagaactatatataactatataaagatgtttaatactatataaaactatataaagctataataaaactaataaaactaataaatctatataaaaccatataaaactgtataaaactatataaaactatataaaactgtctgaaactgtataaaactagacaaactatataaaacaatataaaactatataaaaccatataatactatttaaaagtatataaaactatatcaaactatataaaactatataaaactatataaaactatataaaactttataaaactaataaaactatataaaactatgtaaaactatataaaactatataaaacaatataaaactgtctgaaactgtataaaactatataaactatataaaactatataaaactatataaaacgatatgggactatataaaattatataaaactatataaaactatataaaactgtataaaactatataaaactatataaaactatataaagctgtataaaaccatggagaactatatataactatataaagatgtttaatactatataaaactatataaagctataataaagctaataaaactaatagatctatataaaaacatataaatctgtataaaactatacaaactatataaatctatataaaactatattaaaccatataaaactatttaaaactatataaaactatatcaaactatataaaactatataaaactatataaaacaatataaaactatataaaactatgtaaaactatataaaactatctaaaactaacaaactatataaaactatatagtactatataaaactatataacactatataaaacaaaataaaactatataaaa includes the following:
- the LOC116434332 gene encoding uncharacterized protein LOC116434332, yielding MTNVPETAQLKGLKRQRATIKGQLTRIETYLGEDDQFDIHELQIRKEKVIELNTSFENVQSSIELEDEVSDHDSEREQFERNYFKISSLLNRRIERLQTPSNLASTGRSTDSPNTVTVRQESTLLPKIEIKPYDGNPIEWHSFHDTFKTLVHDNLDLPAVQKFHLLKNALRGEIASVITSLNASEPNYRVAWDLLQRRCNRPRQIVQSHLKTLFELPEVTRDAPSSLRSLAEQAQMHVNALATLGQPVEQWDAILVYLIGKKLDKNTRRGWERTLENDEMLTFEQLVSFVNKQARGEEIEAEFSNTMKRVPYQDRPLRNKVNARGKCNQRHNTLLHFNNEHRVNTNTSNTQVEAQITNAGANATALTVTCDSEILLGTARIKILDKFNKEHECRVLLDGGSQTHFITSELAEKLQLCKHNVNLTLSGLGQQATRAQYSVKTIVKARNSNFSSPISMIAVPSITGLLPSRLVNRTAIQVPQNIALADPEFHKPGKIDALLGNTLFFSLLSIGQIKLNNNSIILQKTRLGWIVTGKTDLQPAYKNPSVKSFHVTSSLDKTLNKFWEIEEVAKKSYLSEEERAAEISFKQGTRRDADGRYCVRLPFNENKQRLGSSREIALKRFYALERKLHSNQELLIGYREFLKEYEQLGHMTQVSGGDLTEGFYLPHHAVIKESSETTKIRVVFDASSKTSTGIALNDALLNGPILQDTLYKLLLRFRSHSYVLTADVEKMFRQIRVHTDDRKYQRILWRDSRDKPIRTYELNTVTYGTTSAPFLAVRCLQQLAVDEQKSFPVAADVFRTDFYVDDLLTGAPTREQALKIREEAVGLARLGGFHLRQWTSNDESLVEDLESSNQERTLSLDIDETRKALGIGWNPRTDELRYSIKLTEDKPRPTKRTILSQIAQLFDPLGLLGPVIVHAKIIMQRLWKADLGWDESVPQSIFTMWVEFMQELPYLNKFSTPRKIIVDNPLEIQLHGFCDASEAAYGACIYLRSINKQGDCKVNLLCAKSRVAPVKTISLPRLELCAAKLLANLVRETINAMTHVEFKGIVLWSDSTIALNWIRTPPHTLKTFVANRVSEIQEQTDVQSWRHISSIENPADFISRGQTPLVFLNNPTWLKGPQWLSQAERAWPFMILPAIEIPETRSFKVLIATVDTTDFVNRFSTINKLNRVLAYILRFYNNCKSRNRVADELTSLEISNAHVHLLKLIQEQEFAQELKDLREGREISKKSKLLNLTPFIDEKGLIRVGGRLKHASIKYTYKHPILLPRNNHVTELIVRHEHLKHWHAGIQATLNAVRQRYWPIDGKNLTRRLIHACINCVKTNPKLSEYVMGNLPKDRVTQTRPFETAGVDYCEPFFLKERKHRNVSKIKGYVVVFVCFATKATHLELVTDLTTEACIAAIKRFFARRGRSRIIYSDNGSNFIGANNEIRELTTFVNSKEHKGKLKRYLTDEGVNWSFSPPRSPHFGGLWEAAVKAFKRHLKGTIGDALFTYEQLNSIIIEIEAILNSRPLTPLSSDPNDYIALTPAHFLIGDSLQTLPEYEWTDVHIRRLSLWQHTQRVKQHFWSRWHREYLHELHTRSKWHIGNSAGIKEGTLVLIREDNLPPLQWKLGRILEVHPGDDKIIRVVTVKTPLGVYKRSVKRLAPLPID